ATCACCTATGTGTCGCTGCTCTTCGTCGCCGTCGCGGTGGACCCCTTCCTCAGGTAGACCCGCAGACAGCTCCGCCGACGGGCGGGGGACGTGGCCCAGGCCACGCCCCCCGCCCGTCGCCACGTCATCTACCCGTCGGTAGCATCCTGTGCATGGCTAAGACCGCAGAGCAGCAGACGGACGACAGCAGGCAGGCGGCCCGCGCGGAGCGCAAGGCCGCCCGGCTCGCCAAGCAGATCGACTCCTTCGCCAAGGCGCACGGCGGGGCCGAGGGCCAGCTGGCGTACATCGGCCAGACGGGCACCCGCATCGTCCTCGTCGGCGAGGACGGCGGCTGGGGCGACCTGGTGGCCCCTTCGTACGCCGTCGCCGAGAGCGCCACGCGCAAGGCCGGCATCACGATGCACGAGGACTTCGACGGGGAGTTCGCGGCGAAGGTCCGCACCGGGCCGTACGAGTGGTCCCGGATGGCGGGCATCCAGGTCGGCGGCCCGTCCAACGGCTGAGCGCCCCGCTTCCCGGCCCCTTCGGGCAGGCGCCCGCCCGGCCACGCGAGAGCCCCCGCCACCACGCCCCTTCCGGGGCCGGTGACGGGGGCTCTCTCCGCCGGGTGCGGGGTGTCAGGCCGCGGGCGCGTGCTCCGGGAGCTCCTGTGCGGCGGGGCCGGGCACGGCGGTGTCCGGGGCCGCCGGGCGCTCGCGCAGCGACAGCAGCACCCGCAGGACCGCGATCCACACCAGGCACGAGCCCAGCATGTGCAGGCCCACCAGGATCTCCGGCGTGTCCAGGAAGTACTGCACGTACCCGATGACGCCCTGGGCCAGCAGGACGAGGAAGAGCTGGCCGGCCCGGCGCCGGGGGACGGCCGGAGCGTCCACGGCCTTCAGCACGAACCACAGGGCGACCGACAGGGCCACCACGATCCACGCGAGGTCCGCGTGCAGCTGCGAGACCAGCTTCCAGTCGACCGGGATGCGGTGGACGTCGCTGGAGTCACCCGCGTGCCTGCCCGCGCCGGTCACGACCGTACCGACGGCGACCAGCAGGCCCGTGGCCACGACCAGCAGCCAGGTCAGCTGCGAGACCGCCTTGCCGACCAGGGGCTTCGGCTCGGCGTCGCCCTCGTCGATGCGGTACCAGGTCAGTACGGCGACGGTGATCAGGGCCGTGGAGAGCAGGAAGTGGGCCGCGACGGTGTACGGGTTCAGCCCCACCAGGACGACGATGCCGCCGAGCACCGCGTTGCCCATGACGATCCAGAACTGGAGCCAGCCGAGCCGGGTGAGGCTGCGCCGCCACGGCACGGCCGAGCGGAGCGCGATGATCGCCCAGCCGACCGCCGCGCACAGGACGTAGGTCAGCATCCGGTTGCCGAACTCGATGGCGCCGTGCAGGCCCATCTCGCTGGTCGCCGTGAGGCTGTCGTCGGTGCACTTGGGCCAGGTGGGGCAGCCGAGGCCGGAGCCCGTCAGCCGTACGGCACCGCCGGTGACCACGATGACCACGGCCATCACGATCGCGGACATGGCGGCACGGCGGACGATCCGGTGGGACGGCGTCCAGCGTTCGGCGATGAACTGGAGCGGGTTCCGCGTGGCTTGAGCGACTTCGGCTCGGGTCAGCTTGGGCACGGGCACCATGGTAAGCGGCGGCTTGTGCAAGGTTTCACGAGGGGGACGAGTCGGCCCGAACCGTCACCCGCCGAGAGGGCCGGGGGCACCGTCGGTCACTTCCGGCGGAAGGGGGCCGCCGGTCACTCCCAGCGGAAGAACCTCGCCGCCGCGCCCAGCCCCAGCACCGCCCACACCGCGAGGACGCCCAGGTCGCCCCACGGCATCGACGCGCCGTGCTGGAGGACGTCCCGCAGCCCGTCGGAGAGCGCCGAGATCGGCAGCAGTCCCAGGACCTGCGCCACCGCGTCCGGGAACCTGTCCAGCGGCACGATCACCCCGCCGCCGACCAGCAGCAGCAGGAAGACCAGGTTGGC
This DNA window, taken from Streptomyces nitrosporeus, encodes the following:
- a CDS encoding COX15/CtaA family protein; this translates as MVPVPKLTRAEVAQATRNPLQFIAERWTPSHRIVRRAAMSAIVMAVVIVVTGGAVRLTGSGLGCPTWPKCTDDSLTATSEMGLHGAIEFGNRMLTYVLCAAVGWAIIALRSAVPWRRSLTRLGWLQFWIVMGNAVLGGIVVLVGLNPYTVAAHFLLSTALITVAVLTWYRIDEGDAEPKPLVGKAVSQLTWLLVVATGLLVAVGTVVTGAGRHAGDSSDVHRIPVDWKLVSQLHADLAWIVVALSVALWFVLKAVDAPAVPRRRAGQLFLVLLAQGVIGYVQYFLDTPEILVGLHMLGSCLVWIAVLRVLLSLRERPAAPDTAVPGPAAQELPEHAPAA